TTGCCAGAACTACCACTGGAAATAAAGTTTTTGGGGCCCTCAAGGGAGCAGTGGACGGAGGCTTGTCTATCCCTCACAGGTAATACAGTATTCAAGGCTACATTGTTTAGACTCCCAGTAGTTCCATTTCTAACTGGTTGGACTGTGGAGATCACTGAGTAGGTATACAGCATTGTATACCTGCTATATGCTTAGTACTATGGTAAAGGAACCTGGCAGGGCAGGAGGGAATTGtaacacattttataaatgagattgagGTTCAGAAGTAAAGGGTTTGTTGAAGGTTTTGGAGCTAGTAGTGGAAGAGCCAGGGTTAAAACCACTAGCTTTTGTGTTGTGGCTTAGCTTTGATTAGAAATGAGCAactccattgctttttttttcattcagaataaaatagttttattcagTTATGGAAAACTGTCAACTCTAGAAAGAGAAAAGCTGAGAGCTTTCAACTGGAAATAAGATTGTAGACCATTCTTAGAAGTTAAGTAGGTTTTAATTTGGTAGTTCTTTGGTTTTgagttaaggatttttttttttcttgttgagtaGGTGCATCTTTAGAAAGTGATTTATTAGCTTCTTAGGGATATTAGAAGTTGGAGAAATCCCTAACCACCAAAATTTTTTCTGGCTATAAGTTTTAGGATTTAGCCTACAAAATGTAACCTAACTGGAACTTTTATAATGGTGGGGTATATTTTTTTGAGGACCCTCAGGTCTCTTGCAAGACACCTGTTAGATGTGGTCTTGAACAAATCACTTATTCCCATGTACCCTGAGGCAGCACTAAGAAATTCTAGGATTTAAAGGGAGCAGTTTTGAAATCCTTTCCTATGTTAATAAGGAGAACTAACTTTAGTGGTGAGAACTTGGTTTATTTCATGGCTTTGAAGGTGTTTGTGGCATCATTTCCTCTTCTATCCTGGAATTCAGAGATGAGCTGCTGAATGATGATATCCCACTAACTGAGCAGTCAGTAGTTGGTCCTTTGGTTGCATATGATGCAGTTAATTGTTTCAAGACGGGACTGATGGCAGCTACTGAAATGAATTCCTGCTAATGAACTCATTTCAATCATTATGTgctaaaatatgaaaatctttattttagtaCCAAACGATTCCCTGGTTATGATTCAGAAAGCAAGGAATTCAATGCAGAAGTTCATCGAAAGCACATCATGGGTCAGAATGTTGCAGATTATATGCGTTACCTAATGGAGGAAGATGAAGATGCTTACAAGAAACAATTCTctcaatatataaagaacaacgTTACTCCAGACATGGTAAACATTTTTACTAAAAATGTCTGTATTGGGTTTACAATTTGGTTTCgtggatatattttatttcatggttATAGTTAAAAGTTGAACATGAGTATGTTAAGAGGTATAGACAGACTCAAGGAGTTCTTTAAAATGGAATGACATGAAATTGGAAAATTGGGTGAGGGTAAGTTAAGAGTCAGATGGGATAAGAATAATTATAAAGAGACTTAACATGCTTTTAGGAATTTTTTAGGTAGTGAAGGGTGGCAGACTTCATCTAAATCTAAAGATGGCTTTTACACATTTTGGCTGTTTTAAATTTGCAGACTTCATTCCTGTAGTCATAGTTAAAATCATCTGTCTGATTGGAGATGCTAGTTACTAAATTCATTTTGAAGCAATGTGGAGGAAAGGTTCTGTTCTGTAAAGCAAGTAAAGTTCTATGTTCAGGACTTTGTGAATGTCTCAGGCTATGCACATGGAGAGTTTGTATTGAGTAGATGACTAGTTCTGCATGACTTTGCAAATATGAGTTTAATGTTGGAAAATTTATCAGCCTAAAGTTGTATCTTTGAGGCATCTATTGACACATTGTAGTAATGGAAGAGGATAGGCATAGAGCACAAAAATAGCACtgcttattataaaattatgcaACTGTAGAGTTGTAGATGAATTGATGGTTATATATCAAATGTTCTGTTAGTGCATAGTTTATATTTTGATACAGTTTTgatgatggaaaaaaatttttgagagcaCATGGTGAGGGAGGGGCTAAGGGAAGGAGAGGCTTCATggccagcatggagctcaataaTGAGGtctcaatctcaaaaccctgagatcatgacctgaactgaaatcagagttggatgcttaaccaactgaaccacccaggcaccctgtgaaaattactttatttataaatttatttttattttttaaaaaaatttatttatatattcatgagaggtgTGCATGCGTgcccacacacacgcacgcagAGATGttagcaaagggagaagcaaggctccatgcagggagcccgatgcaggacctgatcccagatctctaggatcacgccctgagcctaaagcagatgctcaactgttgagccacccaggtgtccctattttattttattttattttatatttttattttattttatttattttatattttattttatttattttattttacttattttattttattatttattttattttatattttattttatgttttattttatttttttattttattttttattttatttattttatattttattttattttattattttatttattttattttattttatttattttatttatttcattttattttattttattttattttattttattttattttatttattttattttattttattttattttattttattttattttattttattttattttattttattttattatttattttattttattttattttattttattttattttattttattttattttattttattttattttattttattattttattttttattgtgtccctattttaaaatagagttgttagggacacctgggtggctctggttgagcagttgcctttggctcagggtgtgatcaggagtccagggatcaagtcctgcattgggctccctgcaaggtgcctgcttctccctctatgtctctgcctctcatgaaataaataaaatcttaaaaaaaaaaaaaaaagttgtaattgGAAAAGATAATTGCCTGTTATTCATATGCTTAGTTACAGTCTAGGGATCAATAAATACATAGCTTGAGTTTTTGAACTAGGAAAATGGTAATACAAATGCATGCTAATTTTCAGAAATCCATACTTTTTTTGTTACTATTGGCATTGCCCTCATTCACTCTGGTAAATAGATCTTTTACTTGTGACTATAATTCTACTTGGCCTGCATAATTTTTCTTCCTAAGACCTCTCTTGCTCTGGTAATGTCACACTTGTTCACAACTTTTCAAATTCCCAAGCTGCTTTGAGCTCCCACTTCATGTTTTCCTAAATATATGGTATACTTCAGCTGGACCACTCTTAGGCTAATGTACTTTTCCCAGCTAGCTCATTAATTTGATCTTTGGAGGCCTCTTATGTGTGCCTGCTGAAATCCTCTATAGACATCTGACATGTCTTCTGAGGAAGTGGTCTTTACCTAAACTCATGTTCTTATCTACATGCATGGTTGTGTATCCTATTTGTCTCTTGGAAGGAATGGAACAAATTGCTTAGATTTATTAAATAACTGTATTTGAAGTCATCAAATGGATTTGTTAAATACAGTGGAAAGCTGTAATAGAGTGCTTAAAAGAGGTAGAGGAATTAAAGGAATTAAAGTAATTCCTAAAGGAAGGGATTTAGGTAGTTGAGGTCTCATGCAGTGTTTGCATTCTTTTCATTTGCTCAGTTTTCTACAAATGCATGTAGTAAccacatttttcttcataatgaAGGAGTAGTTTTAGAGATTTGAATACTTTGGTTTATTCTTTGGGGGGCTGTAATTGTTACTAGATTTTGATAGTGAACATTCAGGCATTTTATAGCTGCTTCATGACCTGCTCTACCATAGAATCAATAGTCATTTATTTGGAGGAGGTAATTGAAACAATTCCGAGAATTTCAGCATTAGTTTTTGATGGGTTTTAGAACATAATTCTCATTAAGAGATAATTGGATGGTGTTTGAGCGTTTTGTAGGAAAATTCAAACCTTCTGTTTCCATAGACACCTAATAATAGTAGATATAAGAGGTCCCTGGTATGTAGTTCTGGGAGTAGTACTGAGAGACCTATTAGGTACTGATGGAAAATACAAATCTGAGGAATgtggtagaaaaaaatgaattaatagcaACTGCTTGTTGGCCCCATATCCAGTTCATCTTAACATCTTAAATACTTTGTTTTAGCACAAATCCTCACCTGAATAAAAGAATTTGGGTCAGACAGtattttaaatgaacataaaTGTTTTTGGAGCAACCTGTTTGCTCTTGAGTGACTTTTAAAGAAGTAAAGCTGAATTCCTCAGAAATAAGTAGACATTTTTTGAGTATGAGTTTTGTGAATAGTGTCAATTCACACTGCCTCTGGAAATTTCTTAGGAAAATGTGGGTTACATGTAGAAATTTGAGATACCAGTGTTGACCCGGTTTAGTTCCCTTTGACAGTCTGGTTTAGGGACAAAATAGAGCAAGTGGTAGAATGCAATACGTTACGTGACTGTATAGGGCATGTGAAATGAAACCAAGTactgtttgctttgctttctttcagaTGGAGGAGATGTATAAGAAAGCGCACGCTGCTATACGAGAGAATCCCGTCTATGAGAAGAAACCTAAGAAAGAAGTTAAGAAGAAGAGGTACGCATCTTACTATTACTGTCTTTTTAAGAGAGGTTGGGAGGAATTTCTTGCCTTGTTTGGTCTTTATCAAACTCGTTGAAGTTGTGCAAACTCGATCACTAGCTCTGCATGATGTTGCAGAAGTGAGGGGAACCAGGTTTGCTAAAGTAATTGTGGTGATAGAAATGTATTAGCCTCAGAAGGTACTTACTGAGCTGACCTATTCTATCCCATTACAGTGTAACTACCAGttacagcatttaaaaaactttttttaaccaGTTCCTGCATTTTGAAAGTTCCTTTAAGATCAGAAGTATGTATTAGAACTTGGATTGTTTTGACCTGATCGTAGTCTTTTCCAATCAAAGTTAACTTTTTTAAGCTCTGTAgcggtggtttttaaaaatctatctcttaattttactttgttttgcaGGTGGAACCGTCCTAAGATGTCTCTTGCCCAAAAGAAAGATCGGGTAGCTCAGAAGAAGGCAAGCTTCCTTAGAGCTCAGGAGCGGGCTGCTGAGAGCTAATAAACCAAACCATAATTTTCTATGAAGATTTTCCAGATAAAGCCAATAATAAACTTATTCACCAAGCAACTTTGTGTTAAACTCTTGTTAATGAAAGTGTAGGAAATACGTGAAGTACAAAAGTAGAGGAGTTGAtaagtttttcttcttcaagaaacAAATATAACTGCATATTGACTCAAAGTTCACACCGGCTTCTCAGGCTTCTGTTTTTCCTAACAGTTATCCCTTCAAGTGTGACGTCTAGCTCCCTCTAAACAGTCTGTCAAGCAACAGACCAACCATCCACTAGGAAATAtttcttccattcatttattgtaACCAGATGGCTAGTGGGAAGAAAAAGTACCTTCAAAGTACACAATTTTAAAGTAAGCAGAACTGGTGCTAATCAATGGctttaattttgagagagagctgTCCAATGAAGTTCACATAACGTTCACTTTAATCAGGTGAAACCTCTGAGCAGAATATCCTTCAAAAGAAGTGTTCCATTTTATGGAGATGTTGAAAGGTACATGCCAGATCttaataaacatgaaaacaacattaaaagGGCAAATATTAACTTGCATATCAAGTTTACATGAAAAAATTTGCATGCCTCTTAAGAAATAGCCCTTTGGCCAACAGGAAATACTGTTCAAAAATGGAAAATTGTGAACTAAAAAGTTCCATGATTTCAGAGTCTGGCTCCTAATGTCCTATTTCCCCATAGCTCAAATTCAGATACATGGATCTGGATTGGGTTGATGGCCTTAATAacagttttggaaaaaaatccGTTTTGACAGACTATAGCACATTGACAACTAAGAAGGACCCATCAAAATGAGGATGACGAATGCTCATCCAGTTTCAGCCTCTAAAATTGGCAATTATATATTGTCAAGTAGAACATTTTCTTACGGATTAAGAGGCTAACAGCCACTCAATATTCTGAAGCCATATAACATTTGATGTCTAAGtgttttaagtagaaaaaaaaccaTGCTATTAACCCAACATCTGTTTGTAAAGGAGTAACTGGACCTTTGCAGTCTTAATTTCTGTTAATGTGCAAACTTTACCATGCtaagactttttaaatgtatattttttttcaacagcAGCTTCAATGCAAAAATGTTTCCAGCAATGGTATTTTGGCTAACAAATCTACAAAATACTTCACTGTCGATGTTTATGGAATGAGGCTTTTCACAGCATTATTTTAGGTCATTAGTTAAAATAGTTACACAGTGAATACTGGAAAATCTACCAGGGCTTCTAACAGCAGGAATGAAATCTTTGGACCTGGTCATCTTTTACCTCTTGCCATTACTTCAATCAACTTGTATCTTAAGATGATGGCTTCTTAAaaccaggggaaggagggttttgTGTAACTGACAGGGACATGAATCagaagccttattttttttttttaatgctcaaagtttttccttaaaattttgaaGTTTCCTATAATGCTCACGATGTCCAAATGAACTAAGAGTCATTTGTATAGGAAATTTTCTTCCACAGTAATGTTTTTAGGTTATTTAGTATCAAAGAATGTtccatttccatttgatttgCAGTGACTTTGAGAGCAATACAAGAATAAAGCTGCTTTTCCAGTTCCTCACGAATTTCACTTGGAGCACCACGCAGTAGGTAGTCTTTGAGTAACTGACAGGCTTTTGCCAAGTTTGGTTGTATCACTTCTGAAGTACACTTCATTGTACTTTGATCACAGCTAGTTCGACAGTCTGTGCCATAAACACAGTCCAAATCAGACTCACAGTGACGATCCTTTATAAGTTCTTTCAGGTTTGTCTCTGGTACAATTTTTCTCATGTCcaccatttttaaatcatatttatcaTTATATCCTAGGTTTTTGGCACTAATATCACACATAAGGAAGTTTCCATAGGGGCCGTGGAAAACATCTTCCACAAATTCTAGAAGTCCTATGGCTATTTTAGCCTTTCTAGGCCATGATGGTGTGAATAACTGGTCCATGCTTCTTCTGAACCCAGATGGAATAAAAAGTTCAATGACCCATGGAAGGCTTATTCCATAAAGAGAGGTATATTCAACACTTTCCATCACATAGAGATCACCACAGAATCCCATTAATTTGGGAGTATGTTCTTTATCTTGAAGTATCACCATGAGAAGAAACTCATTTAGTTGAAGAAGTGCCCATGCTGACTTTGCTTCTCCCAAGGAAACCTGGCCATCTTTGTCTCCATCAGCCACGGTCAAGATGAGATTAACCAGTTCAGAGAGGTTTCCTTGGTCACCCAATTTTGCCTATAAAGGTAAGAATTTAGCTAAATACAGAAAGTTTGCAAAAATATCTCTTATGTAATATACATACTAACTTTATAtgggaattatgctaagtaaTAATTTTGTTACTGAGTCTCCATAAAGGTACTTAATACAGCTCCAATTTATGATGCTTTTACTAAGAAGTATGTTTTATATAATTGTAGTAAAACGCACTCCTGAGTATATTTAAGAAATGGCAAGCTCCTTGGTCTCTATTGATAGTTATTCAACACACTAATTCTATCTTACTCATATATTTACTTGCAAAATTGCAGTGTAATGTGCTCATATCCAGTTATAATAAGGGtcaactgaaaattattttctcctattttgtagTTAACACATTAACAGAACTATTTTGTTCAAGTTGTATTGTTCCAATGATGAAAGTTAAAAGTTATTTCCCTGTGAAGGTTCTTAGGATAAAATAGTCCGAAAATGTAAACTTAAagattttgaatgaaaatatgacagcaataaaagaaaagagactttttataaaattttaactacttttatcttttaatatactTAATCTTTGtatgattatttaatttttaaaaaataatttgctatcAGATACGTATACTGATTTTAGCCCTTctcccacatttaaaaaaatgtgtatcagCTACAGTGTCAAACTATAGAGCAGCTCACCTACTTAATGAATTCCCCTTTCATATCTGGACATtttaaactattataaataacgTAAACATCTACACATTTTTGAATTGTTTCAAGATGGAGCCCCTGATATGTTAAAGAATAGCAACACTTTTGTGGCTTAGGATGAGGTCTTGCCAACTCTTCCAGAAGAATGTACCACTTCATAATAGTAACATGGGAATGGATATACTTACTTTAAAGAGACTGTAGaccatttctttgaatttctgtaCAGTAGTTCCCCTAGTTGGCTTATCAAATAGCACTATTTCCTTCCTTGGTTCCAATTCAGTCCCAAAATCAAGGTGAAGTGCTTGTTCCATTTGACATTTCACAACACCTGGTAGATTACCCCAAATCCCTAAATACATCTATGTGGAAAAAGAATGACAAATCACTCTTTAGGCTGAGTAGAATTATACACCACTGTATTTTTAGTATCTTCTTCCCCttacaaaaacacaaaagcaagtAACAAAACACAGAGATTTAGCTTTTTTCTGTAACTTTTTGATTATAAAAGCAATGCATgcctaaataaatacatttttgaccatggatcaattttatttatttattccaatttttaaattgtggtaaaatattaaaaacataatttaccatcttaaccgtTTTTAGTGTATAGTTCAACGGTATTACATTAACaatgcagccatcaccaccaccctTTTGCAGCACtccatcttgtaaaactgaatcTCCATACCTATTAAATAATAACTTCCTGTTCCCCCTTTCCCCTTTAGCCCTTGCcatcaccattctactctctgtcttTATAATTTTGACTAAGTATCTCATGTAAATGGAACcatataaaatttctctttttgtgactggccAGAAACAAACCTGAAAGAACTTATAAAGGATCGTCACTGTGAGTCTGATTTGGACAGTGTTTATGGCAcagattatttcacttagcattacgtTCTCAAGATTCATCTGTATGGTattgtgtcagaatttcctcctttttaaagctgaataatagtccattgtatgtatataccatattttgcatttctattcCCTGCTGATCAACACTTGGAtgcttccatgttttagctattgtgaataatttgGGTATACAAATATCTTTTGGAgactgctttcaatttttttagttATGtacccagaagtaaaattgctg
This genomic window from Canis aureus isolate CA01 chromosome 8, VMU_Caureus_v.1.0, whole genome shotgun sequence contains:
- the RPL5 gene encoding large ribosomal subunit protein uL18 isoform X1; this translates as MGFVKVVKNKAYFKRYQVKFRRRREGKTDYYARKRLVIQDKNKYNTPKYRMIVRVTNRDIICQIAYARIEGDMIVCAAYAHELPKYGVKVGLTNYAAAYCTGLLLARRLLNRFGMDKIYEGQVEVTGDEYNVESIDGQPGAFTCYLDAGLARTTTGNKVFGALKGAVDGGLSIPHSTKRFPGYDSESKEFNAEVHRKHIMGQNVADYMRYLMEEDEDAYKKQFSQYIKNNVTPDMMEEMYKKAHAAIRENPVYEKKPKKEVKKKRWNRPKMSLAQKKDRVAQKKASFLRAQERAAES
- the DIPK1A gene encoding divergent protein kinase domain 1A isoform X1, producing the protein MARSLCPGAWLRKPCYLQARFSYVRMKYLFFSWLVVFVGSWIIYVQYSTYTELCRGKDCKKIICDKYKTGVIDGPACNSLCVTETLYFGKCLSTKPNNQMYLGIWGNLPGVVKCQMEQALHLDFGTELEPRKEIVLFDKPTRGTTVQKFKEMVYSLFKAKLGDQGNLSELVNLILTVADGDKDGQVSLGEAKSAWALLQLNEFLLMVILQDKEHTPKLMGFCGDLYVMESVEYTSLYGISLPWVIELFIPSGFRRSMDQLFTPSWPRKAKIAIGLLEFVEDVFHGPYGNFLMCDISAKNLGYNDKYDLKMVDMRKIVPETNLKELIKDRHCESDLDCVYGTDCRTSCDQSTMKCTSEVIQPNLAKACQLLKDYLLRGAPSEIREELEKQLYSCIALKVTANQMEMEHSLILNNLKTLLWKKISYTNDS
- the DIPK1A gene encoding divergent protein kinase domain 1A isoform X2, whose protein sequence is MKYLFFSWLVVFVGSWIIYVQYSTYTELCRGKDCKKIICDKYKTGVIDGPACNSLCVTETLYFGKCLSTKPNNQMYLGIWGNLPGVVKCQMEQALHLDFGTELEPRKEIVLFDKPTRGTTVQKFKEMVYSLFKAKLGDQGNLSELVNLILTVADGDKDGQVSLGEAKSAWALLQLNEFLLMVILQDKEHTPKLMGFCGDLYVMESVEYTSLYGISLPWVIELFIPSGFRRSMDQLFTPSWPRKAKIAIGLLEFVEDVFHGPYGNFLMCDISAKNLGYNDKYDLKMVDMRKIVPETNLKELIKDRHCESDLDCVYGTDCRTSCDQSTMKCTSEVIQPNLAKACQLLKDYLLRGAPSEIREELEKQLYSCIALKVTANQMEMEHSLILNNLKTLLWKKISYTNDS
- the DIPK1A gene encoding divergent protein kinase domain 1A isoform X3, whose protein sequence is MCDKYKTGVIDGPACNSLCVTETLYFGKCLSTKPNNQMYLGIWGNLPGVVKCQMEQALHLDFGTELEPRKEIVLFDKPTRGTTVQKFKEMVYSLFKAKLGDQGNLSELVNLILTVADGDKDGQVSLGEAKSAWALLQLNEFLLMVILQDKEHTPKLMGFCGDLYVMESVEYTSLYGISLPWVIELFIPSGFRRSMDQLFTPSWPRKAKIAIGLLEFVEDVFHGPYGNFLMCDISAKNLGYNDKYDLKMVDMRKIVPETNLKELIKDRHCESDLDCVYGTDCRTSCDQSTMKCTSEVIQPNLAKACQLLKDYLLRGAPSEIREELEKQLYSCIALKVTANQMEMEHSLILNNLKTLLWKKISYTNDS